The Astatotilapia calliptera chromosome 4, fAstCal1.2, whole genome shotgun sequence genome segment ttttctaaTGCAGTTTTGTATTGCTGTtagctgtgttttaattttctatTGTATGTCTCTTGTGATTATTGCTGGGTATTTATAGTAGTTGTTCTGCAGCACTTTTTGACTGCATGTCTGTAAAAAGAAACCACAGCTCAGTTGCGGGTTTTCTTTATTCCCACGCAATTACCAAACTCACAGCTCTGTTTCCCCTCTCTGCTAACACAGGACGCTGCGGAGCAGAAAGCAACAGTCCAGTTCCAACTCCCTGTCTTTATCCCTGAGCCAGGCCGCCACACCAAGGAAAACCCTTGCCTTCTCAGCTGCTAGTACCCCCattaacagcagcagcagcttgcagCAAAGCAGCACAGCGTCTGATGCCGCTCAGATCACAGCCATCGTGGAGCAGCCCCATCTGAGGCAACGCACTGTCACtaccaccacaacaacaacttgtGTGGATGGACACTGGGGTAAGTTGGAATAAATAGCTACATAACAATAAAGACTCAATCGTGAAAGAGAATACTTCTGAAAAATCTCCTTTAATTAAGCATTTTAATTTGATTCCACAGGGCAGAATATACAACTGAACTTCCtctctgaaaaaataaaatgacagatgttatttttttttaggtccTAAAGACTCTATCAAAAAGAATTTAAGGCTTATCTTGGGTAACTACTCTTTGTTGACCCTATATTAGATAATCTTGCATACCCAGAATAATTGCTCAGGAGTGGAGATATGACAGGATGAAGTGAAACTGCTGAGTTGGTTGAGAAAATGAGGCAGAGTAATGGTAAAACAAAATGTTCAGTCAAGTAAAAGATATGTTATTACAACACAAATGagaatatataaaacaaatatttatgttTGGGTAAttgcagggttttttgtttgtttgttttattaatttttttacttAATTCAGACATTTGagtatcagttttatttttgaatgtgaACATGTTTACATGCTCCACGTGGGCACCTGAGATCCCCTGAAACTCCCTCAAAAGCAGCTGCACACAGATCTGTGGATGGTATCGtttcaaatttcatttttctataAAAACGTCTCTCACAGAGTGAGGCACATTTCTAACTCCCTTTCTATCGTTCAGCGAGCTAAAGCAGCCAGATGGAGGCCGCTTACTGTGCGAGAGAATAACAGGAGACATTCTGTTGCTTCTAACTTTCTCTCTGACTGATCATTTCCACTCAGACATCTGACGTAAAATCACTTTCAGACATTATCATTAATGCTCGCGGAAGCTTCAGATATTCACTGTTGACTATCACTGAGTCTGAGGGGCCCAAAAGCCTGTAATCTGGAGAgccctgttttttgttttaagagGACTTTTCCAGAACTCCATACCAAAAAATGTATCCTAACAGCAGTGTACTCCAGCACACTTACTGCAGATTTATGCAATCTTGCAAGAGAGAGTAAAAGATCTTAATCCTTATTCTGCTACAGTAGGTTTTTAATGTTGCTGTGTGCAGTCAACTACTttaacaccaggaaaagaatatGTAGCTAGTAGTTTAATGGTTTCCTTTGTGTTTGTTAATGAATGATTCATAAACATGTGAACACGCTCTCCTCCTGCAGGGCAGACTCCCAGCCACAGTTTATCAAGTGTCAACGGCGATGCCAGTACGTCAAAGTCCCACGCCGCGCTCTCCAATGGCTACATTTGCAGAGACTGCTCTGTACACTCTCAGAAGACGGACTCCTTTGTCACACAGTCCGCATCGTCATTATTATCGTCATCATCGTCGTCAACATTTCAAGCTGCCGAACCTTCCACCGATGCCCTCTCGTCAACATCATCACCTTTCACCAGTATTTACAGCAGAGACAGGAGTCGAAGGAACAAGACGGGTGAGAAATGTCATACTTAAATGCAGccattgtttttattgcttggATAACTGAGCTGGGAGGTTAAATGCATGTTTTCACTAAGTTGTGAAATGATGAGAATGTAATCAGTAGTGGTGTTTCTCTACAGGTGTCCTGGCTTCCATGTCTAACACGTGTATACGCTACAGCAAACAAGCCTTGGCCCCCATAGTGTCCTTAGTCACTGTGCTCTTCAACAGTGTGGTCTGGCTGGGTTCAAGGGCCAAGAGCCAAACAGGAAAAGGTACACAAAAAGAGACATTCTTTTGTTCTTCATTCTTTTCCCGTCATTTCCACATTTTCCTCTCTCATCGTTTGTCCCAACTTCCTGAGCCGCTTAGAGTGAGACTCTTGGTGATCTTGAGAGAGAACTGACTCCAGGAGCTTTTAGAGATGTGTGCAGCTAATTTGAAACCTCGTGATTTCTACCTCACCAGCCCTGTCACCATCACTCTGTCTCactctctttgtgtttcatgtgtaaCCTTATTACCTTTTCCTCTTGCTGGACTCTTTCCATagcttcctgttttgtttttatccaaGTGCATCTTTGGGGAAACTCCTCTATCATTAATGTCACTTCTTCCTCGTCTTATCACCAATATTTATCTGTAGCTTTTTGTTGAGTGTGTGCATTTTTGACTAACACTAAGAATGCGGACCGGTGTGTCACCAGGTGCCTTGACATCGTTTTCGGACTCGGTGAGACAAGCGACGTCCTCAAGTTTATCCCAACTGTGGCTATTAAAGCAGACCACTCTCCACAGGATGATGGGCCATGGGGCTAATGGATATGAAGGACAAGGTACCCACTGTTACTACTAAGGGCAAAGGTTAAAGGTCGCAGCTCCTGACATCTTCACCTGCTCTTGTGTTAATAAACTTTCCTgttataatttcttttttatcacttccttccttcttcagctcttactgttttgtttgtttaaggaGAAAGGCGCCTCAAATGGAGATTTTTTTGACGTTCCAAGAATCTCTTCCTCATGTGTTTATGTCTCAACCTTCACTTTCACACTTTTGGCTTCTGTTTCTGAAGGAGGAagtaaactaaacacaaaattaaaatcaaaacaaccaTCGCCTGATTGTCAAGTGTCGAGTATGTGGCTGGTCAAGCAGAACTAACAAGGCTCTTTGACTCCAGCCACTTTATCAATGTGCAATCAAAAGTTTTAATTagcaaaaaaaatttatttccaACTCTGCTGCTGatttaagctgttttttttcacagctgCAGAACTTTATCAACTGTGACCTTTTCACTACATGTGTTTTCTCCTCACTCTTCTATCTACTGCTCTTCATTTCCTTCACGAGGACTCCTCATCGTCACATTAGTGGCGTGCATTTTGCCATCCTCACACTCCGCCTTCCTTTTCATCATAACTTTCTCACACAACTGATAATATTGCTAATACATGCCCTGTGTGTATATTGCAGCTCACTCGAGCTACTGTGGAAGCATGAATGTGAAGGATCTGGTTACTGAAGATGCGTCACATCTTAATCTCAATGGCTCCCTGTGTAAGcaggcactcacacacactcacacacatgcatgtgctCATTTTCTCACACGTAGCATGATTGACAGAGTTAATGATATGCGTGACCTGTGTCTAGATCAGCGAGCAAAGGTTGTGTGAACTGATTTAGCTGGTCTGAAGCCCGTTGACCGACGTGACCTGCAGATGTTTCTTTGTCTTAAATGTGTGCCTCAGACTAATGTCGAGCCATCAGTTTACACAAAAACGTCACACGACTGACCATGGTCCAAGAAATAAAGCAAATTACTGGTTGAAAAGCATCTTGTTTTAGACTAGTAATAGGTGAAGTAGCTGCTGGATTTCACAATGGTCTTTAAAAttaagaataaaagaaacaaatatgaCAAATACCATTTTCAGTTGTTCTTCTGAGTCTGAATAAATTCTTAAATAATTAGAGACGACCTTTATGTCAGGAAACGCAGCTTTGCATGGTGCAGCATCTCATGCATTGCAGAGTTATATAGAATATGCATGCtcatggctttttaaaaaattataatataatttgtttttcattttctttattttaatttgctttgctttgatAATTTGCCCGActgcgtttcttttttttttgtatgatttCATTcacacatgctttttttctgttcattctGCGTGCCTGCTGTCCATCATTTGGGCTTACACAGGTGATGACTGTAAAGGGAAGCAGGTCTCTGAGACACACACCGTCCTCCTCAAACAGTCGTCTAGGTCCCGCCGACTGGCGGGGGCACTGTGGAGCGTCCTAGTTTATGCAGGTTAACCAGCACTTCTCTTATTGTTGATCACACCGTATACATTTACAGGAACATGTATGTTTTGATCATTCAGTTGCAGCTCGATCAGTTTATTGCTTTAGCTGAGTTTAGTGAATTAAACATTTCCCTCTTTTACCCTGTTTTGCAGGTCACTGCCTCCTCCAGCCAGGTTACTGTGTGATGAGAGCAGGCAAAGCTTTAGGTTCAGGTGTAGGGACGGCAGCACAAAGGGTGCTCTCACTGTTCTGGATGCTCCTGGCGGCTCCAGGTCAGTAgctcttgtttttatttcatctttttagAAATGTTCATTCTCTACTTCTTTCTTGCCCTCTcattctgtgtgttttgtatttttctttctcaacagtgAAGGCAGGCAAAGGACTTCTGTGGTTTCTTGCAACAGGATGGTACCAGCTGGTGTCTCTCATGTCTCTGCTCAACGTCTTCTTTCTAACCCGGTAAGAGTCGTCCTTCCTCAGCTGTCTTTCAGAATCTCGCAAGGAATAGAACAGAGTTTAACATTTAATCTGTTGAACAGCTTTCAAAATACTAAAATATCTACATTCGATTTTTCTAAGATAAAACTGTGCAATAATATAATGGGATGGATTTCTGCATTTTAGCTGCTAAAGGTGAACTTATTTTCATCAGGAGGTAGTAGAGGCCAAACACGGTGTTAAAAGAGAGTGAACACTGGACTTTCATCATGCAGCCAGAAACAAGACACCAGATAAATGCTAATGATGCCCTGTAACTGCTGTGTACACAGTTTGGTCAAACAAAGAGCTGTCAGGCTCAACTGAGAATCATTATAGTGAGTACGATCAGGTCTGACCTCCACTAGCAATTAAGTATGTGACAGCTTTATCCTAGGCTTTCCTCAGCAGTGCAGATACACGTTGCATATCTAATTGAAAGTGCTGGAAGTTCTGTTAACAAACTCTATGAACTCTCTAAAGCCAAGTTAGGTTATTATGTTGTTATTTTCACTCCCATCGAGTGACCACAGCTCATAATCTTCAAGCAGTAGTGACTGCACTGAGTAAGACATTTGCAGTTCTCATAAAGCCACatttcctgagctgtgagaaCATATTGAGTTATTACCTGGGGATTTTGCATTCATGCCACATGTCCTCCTGTCAGTTGTGCGTTGCTCTGATGTATGTATGTTCTGTGTTTCAGATGCCTTCCCAAACTCTGGAAGCTCCTGTTGTTACTTTTGCCCCTTTTGCTTCTCCTTGGTGAGTGCCTTATCAAATATCTAACCTATTTAGCGAGCACATATAGAAAAAGTGATCGTGTGGCGGTAGATGTTATAACCAGCACGCATCCCCAGAGTGTGGGACAAATCAAGTAGCAGATTCAGGTCAGCCTTTTCAGGGCTGTGCTGTGGTTGAGCTCTGCTCACACAAGCTCTACTCACATAACGGTAAAtcacaagcacattttattaATCCTTTGTTTACTTGCTGAAATTCTCCTTAGTGTACATGGCTTAGCCCTTACATTGTCATCACGATGGGCTTGCTTACTGCTGCTTCTGTAAATGAGGGAAGGAAATATTTAGCCACTGTAGTCTTGCAGCTTCACTTATAAATGTGAATATTCAAATATCTCATGCCTTGTATTATACACATGACCCACAATTTGGACTATTTTGTATCCACAATGTTGATATGTTGACTCTGTAGGGTTTAGGCTCATATCAGTGTGTTGAATAAGATTTAACAGTGTTATCTGTGATTTGTGTGCAGCTTTGTGGTTGTGGGGTCCGTCCACTGCTGCCCTGTTTGCCTACCTGCCAGCCATAAACCTAACAGAGTGGCGTCCTGCGTCACCCTTCACCTTCTTGTCAAACTTGGTACCAGTTCCTGCCTCTGTACCTGGCCCTGCACCAGAGGCTCCCATGGAGCAGACCCCAGCCACCCCAGTCTCACAAGTATCGGTAAGGGagaatgaatatatatatatatatatatatatatatatatatacatacacacatgtcACTACAACATGATTATAATCACTGATTGATGTTCATTGATTTATTTCCCTCCTCAGCCAGTCCTTCCCCCTGTGGCAGTCTCCAGTGTGGACATGGAGCGTCTTGAACGCGTCGAGCGTCAGCTAGCCCTGCTTTGGGAGCGAGTCCAGCAGGGTAACCAGAAGCAGGAGCAGCGCCATGATAACATTTTGGGTCTCTACAGCACCCTGAGGGAGCAGCTCCATACGCAGACTGACAGGGACAGCCTAGGACTGTGGGTGGCCTCCTTGCTGGACCAGAGAATCGGTGTGCTGCGAGgagagctggagcaggagaacacacagagaGCGCAGGTAGGTGGATGACACAGTGCCAAAAACGCAAGTTAGTGCTGAAAGCTCAAGAACAGAGTTACAAGAgttacattttttcattttatttttttgcagggtgcagagctgcaaaaacaacagcaagagAGTCAGGCAGCACGACTGGCTGATTTAGAGTTACTGCTCAAAGCTCTGTCTGCCAAGACTGAGGTATGTACTGCAGGTTTGCTGCTTTGCCACTGAGAACTTATAAAAGAGCATTAAACACTAAGTGCCAAACAGTTAAAATACTATAATATTTGTATAGTGTTGGAAAAATGGGTTAGACAGCCAAGCTGGTAAGAATGCAGCCCTGGTGTTAAGTCTGTATAAAGGGAACAGTGGTGCAAcgtgaaatatttaaacttgCACTTTCTCACTGTGAAAGCCAACAGGACAAAATCACATGTCCTCCTTGAAAAAATAGTATCCAGTATGTATCTTGTCACttgcagttttttaaatatgctaACCGAATCctcctgtttttatattttcttcactgCTTCCATAACTGTTTTATATGTGTGCGGCAGGAggtgcagcagaagcagcagcagtatgaacatgagaagaagaaaagagagaaagaagctgTCACTTCAGCTGCAGACACGGCTCCTGTGaggtacaagaaaaaaaaggagaataaataaaccttacagtccacttttttccctttattttgttgtttgtgctgtttACATTTTGAGTTTCTGTCTCCCGATCAGTGTGGGCGTGAAGCAGGAGGACCATGACGCTCTGCTAACAGAAGTACAGAGACTTGAGGTAGAGCTGAGTAAAATCAGACAGGCCCTGCAGGGCGTTGCAGGATGCAAGGGCAGGTGTGAGCAGCTGGACACGCTGCAAGACACTGTAagtcaaatattgacttttgttTGGCTTTGTAAGACAATAAAAGCTTAGCCTGCTTGTTCTGTGAATCCTCTTGTATGAGTTTTTAAAATTGTCCCCGTCCCGCTCCCAGATATCAGCCCAGGTGTCCTCTCAGCTGCGTAAGGAGTTGCAGGCTCTGTTCTTTGGTGTTGGTGCTTCCGGAGAGGAGCAGGGCAAGGTGCCCGAGTCTCTGATCCACTGGCTGTCCCAGCGCTACGTGAGCACGCCTGACCTGCAGGCTTCTCTGGCCTCACTGGAGCTTAGCATCCTGAGAAACATATCCCAGCAGCTGGAGGTCAGCAGGACCCAGACGGTGGTTGAGGCTGAGTCCAAAGCCAAGAGCATTGTTCAGACAGTAACCGGAACTGTCCGGCACGCTTCTGCTGCCGAGGGACTGACAGAAGAGGTAATGTGTGCACACTTACCATCAGCATCATCAGTTGCATTTACATAATCCTAGTTGAGCTCAGTCTTGAAGACTGTTACTttgcaatgtttttttgttttgtttttttaggctcACATGTCATTTTTATCTCTGCTTCTTATTAGCAAGTGAAGCTGATTGTGCAGAATGCTCTGAAGCTCTACTCCCAGGATCGGACAGGCCAGGTGGACTATGCCCTGGAGTCTGGAGGTAAGAAGGAGGAAATCTTTCCATTCTTTACACAAGTCAGTAGCTAAGCCAGTGCGGCTCATCAGGCTGGTTATTACATAACTCACGTCTGTGCAGTAATGTATCAACAAACTGATGTTTGGTACATGACTACTCTTATAAAAACTTTAGGTTGCAAGGTAAAGTACACTGTAAAATCTGAATGCTGCATAAATCACATTATATTTAATTGCAACACGTCTCTTATGCAATACGAGTGCAGGCATTAGCAAGCTCAAGGACACCAGGGTATTAATGCCAAAATCTCCATTGTGAAATGTGCCACTAAGCAGAGTGTTGACCTATATGGGCCGGTGACTTCAGCGTGTGTGTGCACTGAAACATTGTAACACGTTCATAGAAGAAAAATGCACATTATTTAATTGTAATGCTCTAGTTGCATAGAAGTAATGGCGATCAGTAAAAGCAGTCCTGGTGTTGTGTTGATGTTCTAACTGTTAAAAGCGGTATCGCCATGACCGAGTCGCTCACACACTGTGCAAAGATTTAAAGTTCACGTAACATCAGTGGTTGGAGAGTTCCCCCGGGCAACTAGTTTGCAGAGAGCATCACAGTTTGCTGGTGATTGCTGCAATAAATTCATCCTGTTGTCTCGCCACACATTGCCTCCTTAATGTGCATGACTGgcatctcctttttttttttttaacccaggaTTGCAACATGCCAGTATATTAAGTTGTGATCAGTTCCATAAATGAGCTCAGACATGTCTGAAATAATTGTTACCGCCACCACTAGTTTGCCTTAAAGCAAAGTAgcaagacatttttttaaaagtacaatTTTTATTGCAATAAGCTCCACGCTGTCTGAAAAACTGTTAGGAACTGACAGCAAGGTTTGGAAAGGTTTaggtttttcacagcactgtgtatggtgtattttaatattaatgatttttttttgtggactTGAGAACGAAAACTTCCGGTTTAGTATAATttctgattgtgtgtgtgtgtgtgtgtgtgtgttaaggtGGCAGCATCCTCAGTACCCGCTGCTCTGAGACCTACGAAACCAAGACGGCCCTCATGAGTCTGTTTGGCCTGCCACTCTGGTACTTCTCCCAGTCTCCACGTGTTGTCATTCAGGTGAGCCTCGCCATGAGCTGAATAAAGTTGCGTTGCACCAAATATAACCAGTAAATAGATAGAATCTGCTGATCTAAAAGCCAGTCTCTCTCACTCCTCCACTAGCCTGATGTGTATCCTGGAAACTGCTGGGCGTTTAAAGGCTCTCAGGGCTATCTGGTGATCCGGCTGTCCCTGAGGATCCTGCCCACATCCTTTGCTGTGGAGCACATCCCCAAGACCCTCTCCCCAACTGGAAACATCACCAGTGCCCCACGCAACTTCACCGTCTTTGTAAGAAACACACCAACGAAAACCATGTAATGAGACACCTTCTACTCTAAAGCAAACATCCCAGGTGATCACaggctgcttgtttgtgttcaGGGTCTAGATGATGAGTACCAAGAAGAGGGAAAGCTGCTGGGACACTACACATACCAGGACGATGGGGAGTCACTGCAGATCTTCCCGGTTATGGTAACTTTAGAGGCACTTCTTAACATGattagaaatgtaaaaatagtaataataatcacCTCAATGTTTGTCAGCAGTTCCTGAAATcttccactttttttcccctcaggagGAGAATGACAAGACGTTCCAGATAATCGAAGTGAGGGTGTTGTCCAACTGGGGTCACCCCGAATACACCTGCCTGTACCGCTTCAGAGTCCACGGAGAACCTAGACCTCACTGAACCAACCACCACCACAACCATACTCACTTATATATGATGCACCACCCCATCTGTACATAGCTCTCACTGACTTAAACCCGTAAAACTGAAGGGACTCTGCAGGAAGTTTGTGGatgtttttgtatgaaaagcaaAGAAGATGTGGATTGTTTAAAGCATTGTGCTCAGACCGAGTCATGAACATAGTTTTTTGCGTAATTTTGAAAGAATCACAGGAAAGTTTGGATGAAGACTGTTAAAGATTGGGAGAATTTGAACCACAGAAGAAGCTAAGTCCCACTGCTACCCTTTTCAAGGCCTCTTGCACTGAATCAGCCCCCACCCCTGAGGGCACCAAGGCTCGCGGGAGCCAACAAACCCACCAGTCCCTCCTCAACACCTTCGACAAGAAGGTGGATGCTTGACATAAGGAGGGGGGCGGGGTTACAGACTCATCTCCACCAATTCTTCACACACCGTATCTGTCTGATTTTTCTTCTTATCTctgtttaacttttattttttaatgtttcacatCAGAGTACTATTTTCAGGATGAAGACCACTGCACCTTTGCCTGAGATGATATCCAGGCATGTCACTTCAATTTGTTGTCATGTCTCCACAGTGACTCCTACAGAACTGTTTTGGGCAGTCTGCAGGTCTGCACTCGACGCGTTATATCCACTACATTCTAATCTTGGCTTCATGCTTCCATATAGCCATAACtaagacttttattttggaactGAACATGCTGCCTATGGATAAGCGCTGAATGTTTTCTGAAGCGGCGGCTTTGATGCAAGTTTCCTTTAACTACACAGCAACATTATAAAACCACTGACCTGAGCTCTATGTGACTAAAGTATTAGGAGGATACTCACTATACGTCTCATTATGTAGAGACTCGTAGTTTTTACACCATGAAATTACCAATGTTGAACTACTCCTGTCAATAATTTCGctttttctgttctgcttctatcaAGAAGAGGTTCACTGTCTCCCTCTAGCTCAGTTAATCGTCCTCCTCACATGAGCTCCCACTATTCTGAAAACCCTGAAGGAATGtaatctgtatattttattgttgaTAGCTGATCCTTTATAATATCTCCTTTTATCAGTGTTGCTTTATAAAAAACCAACATCCTGTCATTATAATTGTACTActattatttcttctgttactCGTGGTGTTTTActtctttgatttgatttttggggGTGTTCATTTTAGAGGGTGCTCTGCAAGAACTTGTTAGACAAATGTTTGTGGCACGGGTCTTCAcaatttctttaaaattaaGGGTTCTCTCATCAATTTTGGTTCAAAATACGGGAAAGTCTAAATTGTTAtgtgtaaaaaggaaaaaaaaaagacttttgttCACAATCTTATTTATTAACAAGTCAATTAGTGGCTGCAAGGTAAGACTTCCTGCAATGTATATTTTGTTAAAAGCTGTTCAGTGCATTTTGGAACCATCCtagttcttttgtttgtttgtttgtttgtttgtttgtttgttttgtttttttaaagataaatggCTATTTTTGTTCAGTCATGAGATGACTTAACTGCTTTGGATTATATTCCAATAAAGACTTTAATTTTgaagaaataaatacatcatgGCTAAAAATTACTATGATGAGCTCTAACTTTTCCTCGTTTATATTCACAGCGGAAACGGTTAAGTGaatatgttgttgtttgtttgatcTTTTACATCATCATTTAGCAGGAGCATCTACAAGCAAAAATCTGAGGATCAACAGGCCTGAGTAATTCTGAGTTAACCAAAAATAATATGCATGTGTTTTACCTTAATACTTTTGAGGCATATATAATCACGTACAAAAGTCTTTACTGCTCATCTCTTCATATTTTAAGAGGAAAATTAGAAATGCATGAAATGCAAAAATAGAGtatgaggcaaaaacagagtttgcacagttctaatgagcttgaacgTCAAtgtttggtatgaccacctgaTCTCTCTGAGCCAAGGtttcttgtaattttgtttaatcagtcttcaggaataattctccaggcttctttaaggacattcaaagcttttctttggatgttggctgccttttgttctgttatcTATtgacatgatcccacactgcttcaataatgttgacctctgggctctggggaggccaatccatgactgatagtgtttcattgtgt includes the following:
- the LOC113020787 gene encoding SUN domain-containing protein 1-like isoform X4; its protein translation is MEEESKQRSLNMDFSQLHTYTPPQCAPENTGYTYSLSSSYSTAALEFEKEHQIAPVYESPRMSRRSLRLQTSASHYGNENLADYSQNHHSSSSSSSYTNTSTRRETRTLRSRKQQSSSNSLSLSLSQAATPRKTLAFSAASTPINSSSSLQQSSTASDAAQITAIVEQPHLRQRTVTTTTTTTCVDGHWGQTPSHSLSSVNGDASTSKSHAALSNGYICRDCSVHSQKTDSFVTQSASSLLSSSSSSTFQAAEPSTDALSSTSSPFTSIYSRDRSRRNKTGVLASMSNTCIRYSKQALAPIVSLVTVLFNSVVWLGSRAKSQTGKAHSSYCGSMNVKDLVTEDASHLNLNGSLCDDCKGKQVSETHTVLLKQSSRSRRLAGALWSVLVYAGHCLLQPGYCVMRAGKALGSGVGTAAQRVLSLFWMLLAAPVKAGKGLLWFLATGWYQLVSLMSLLNVFFLTRCLPKLWKLLLLLLPLLLLLALWLWGPSTAALFAYLPAINLTEWRPASPFTFLSNLVPVPASVPGPAPEAPMEQTPATPVSQVSPVLPPVAVSSVDMERLERVERQLALLWERVQQGNQKQEQRHDNILGLYSTLREQLHTQTDRDSLGLWVASLLDQRIGVLRGELEQENTQRAQGAELQKQQQESQAARLADLELLLKALSAKTEEVQQKQQQYEHEKKKREKEAVTSAADTAPVSVGVKQEDHDALLTEVQRLEVELSKIRQALQGVAGCKGRCEQLDTLQDTISAQVSSQLRKELQALFFGVGASGEEQGKVPESLIHWLSQRYVSTPDLQASLASLELSILRNISQQLEVSRTQTVVEAESKAKSIVQTVTGTVRHASAAEGLTEEQVKLIVQNALKLYSQDRTGQVDYALESGGGSILSTRCSETYETKTALMSLFGLPLWYFSQSPRVVIQPDVYPGNCWAFKGSQGYLVIRLSLRILPTSFAVEHIPKTLSPTGNITSAPRNFTVFGLDDEYQEEGKLLGHYTYQDDGESLQIFPVMEENDKTFQIIEVRVLSNWGHPEYTCLYRFRVHGEPRPH
- the LOC113020787 gene encoding SUN domain-containing protein 1-like isoform X5: MEEESKQRSLNMDFSQLHTYTPPQCAPENTGYTYSLSSSYSTAALEFEKEHQIAPVYESPRMSRRSLRLQTSASHYGNENLADYSQNHHSSSSSSSYTNTSTRRETRTLRSRKQQSSSNSLSLSLSQAATPRKTLAFSAASTPINSSSSLQQSSTASDAAQITAIVEQPHLRQRTVTTTTTTTCVDGHWGQTPSHSLSSVNGDASTSKSHAALSNGYICRDCSVHSQKTDSFVTQSASSLLSSSSSSTFQAAEPSTDALSSTSSPFTSIYSRDRSRRNKTAHSSYCGSMNVKDLVTEDASHLNLNGSLCDDCKGKQVSETHTVLLKQSSRSRRLAGALWSVLVYAGHCLLQPGYCVMRAGKALGSGVGTAAQRVLSLFWMLLAAPVKAGKGLLWFLATGWYQLVSLMSLLNVFFLTRCLPKLWKLLLLLLPLLLLLALWLWGPSTAALFAYLPAINLTEWRPASPFTFLSNLVPVPASVPGPAPEAPMEQTPATPVSQVSPVLPPVAVSSVDMERLERVERQLALLWERVQQGNQKQEQRHDNILGLYSTLREQLHTQTDRDSLGLWVASLLDQRIGVLRGELEQENTQRAQGAELQKQQQESQAARLADLELLLKALSAKTEEVQQKQQQYEHEKKKREKEAVTSAADTAPVSVGVKQEDHDALLTEVQRLEVELSKIRQALQGVAGCKGRCEQLDTLQDTISAQVSSQLRKELQALFFGVGASGEEQGKVPESLIHWLSQRYVSTPDLQASLASLELSILRNISQQLEVSRTQTVVEAESKAKSIVQTVTGTVRHASAAEGLTEEQVKLIVQNALKLYSQDRTGQVDYALESGGGSILSTRCSETYETKTALMSLFGLPLWYFSQSPRVVIQPDVYPGNCWAFKGSQGYLVIRLSLRILPTSFAVEHIPKTLSPTGNITSAPRNFTVFGLDDEYQEEGKLLGHYTYQDDGESLQIFPVMEENDKTFQIIEVRVLSNWGHPEYTCLYRFRVHGEPRPH